A stretch of the Planctomycetota bacterium genome encodes the following:
- a CDS encoding acyl carrier protein, whose amino-acid sequence MTRDEIQSRVQDVLAEVLGVDEDEVTPEAKLTTDLGAESIDFLDIVFRLEQEFDVKIEQGELFPDNVTQDPEFVQDGKVTPKGIAALKERLPHADFSELEQDPSVAKVAEIFTVDAVVSFVSHKLGAAA is encoded by the coding sequence ATGACGCGCGACGAGATCCAGAGCAGGGTGCAAGACGTGCTGGCCGAGGTGCTGGGCGTGGACGAGGACGAGGTGACCCCCGAGGCCAAGCTGACGACCGACCTGGGGGCGGAGTCGATCGACTTCCTCGACATCGTGTTCCGGCTCGAACAGGAGTTCGACGTCAAGATCGAGCAGGGCGAGCTGTTCCCCGACAACGTGACGCAGGATCCCGAGTTCGTGCAGGACGGCAAGGTCACGCCGAAGGGCATCGCCGCGCTCAAGGAGCGGCTGCCGCACGCCGACTTCTCGGAGCTCGAGCAGGATCCGAGCGTGGCGAAGGTGGCCGAGATCTTCACGGTCGACGCGGTGGTCTCGTTCGTGAGCCACAAGCTCGGTGCGGCGGCCTAG